Genomic window (Temnothorax longispinosus isolate EJ_2023e chromosome 3, Tlon_JGU_v1, whole genome shotgun sequence):
AACGAGTATTAACCTCAGATAATTGATTCAACAAGCTTTCCACCTACAAATATATTACCAATGTAAAAAAtcatagttttttattttttagaagaatGAAGAAGGAAAAAGTTATGATCAGTCGAACGAAAGTCTTTACTGACCTTGTCATTGTGCTTCTGTTTAAGCTCCTGCAACTCATCAACATGCCGCCTATGCATATCCTCGATTCTACCTTCGTAATGACTAACTAATCGACGTCTCTCTTCATCTCGTTCTTCGCTCGTTGGCGTCACAGGATTCGTATCAGGAACAATATCGTCGGATACCGTATTAGCACACGTTGTCGTGCTGACAGTAATCTCCGGCTGTGACTCAGGGAGACACACGGAGTCTTTCGAATGGACGGAACCGTCTTCGAAGTGTCCAGAATCAGCTAATGACGAGGGGAGATCCGTGTGCACGCGCTTTTCCGGCGTTTCCGGACTGGTGACGGGTTTCTCCGCGGCGCCTTCATCAGGAAGATCCTTGCTTGGCGATTCCGGCGAAAAGGGATTGTTCTCGCGCACGGTGAGAGCGTCGCTGCTATCCGTTCGCTCATCTGGACTGTTCAGAGAAGCCTTGTACAACCTCAACTCTACGACCTCCTTCGTCAAACGCAAGATCTCCCGATCCTTCTCATCGATCTCCTTGCGCGCCTCCTTCAACAGAGCCTAGATATAACCGAGAGAGATATTAACAGCCACATAATTttgacaaagaaaaaataaaattatattaattaagtataCGGGTAAACTATTTGAGTCTCGTTATCTCATCACCAATTCCAGATTAAATGATTGTTAATCAATTATGAAATTTAGACTTCTCAAGAGACTGAGTCACGAATGATATTTTCAATTCAAGAGATAgagtatattttgtatattgcGCTTAATTTACAAGgctaataaagaaaaatttaagagcGGAATGAGTAACGAATAAGATCTACAGTTCTTACACACCCTGGTGagaaaatttctcatattttctaaaaaatttcttaagagaatttcttatatagtttacaatatatttagatttctacaaagaaatgtattagcgggaaaaatatttcaatattattttgtctgtttttctgaaaaatgttccaattcatataaaaaatcttaaaattctaagaaagccttgaaatttttatagaaattctgtttaataatataaaaactctGAGACATTTTTCCACCAGGGTAATAGGAATTAATTACCTGAAATTTTCGAACTTGTTTAGCCGCTCTCTGAGTAGGCGTAAGGTATTGTTCGTTGTCGCCGACATAATTCGAGCAGTGCACGACATATTTTCGCGACCGACCGGACCAGGTGGTGCCGTTCAACGCGAAGGAGGCATGCTCGCAGGCGCTCGCTGTGCTGCAAGCGCTGCTGTAACTCTTGACGCTCTCGGCATCGCTGTCATCGTTGACTCCCGCTGTCGTCGATCTCCCAGAGGCCGCGTGACCTGGCCGCGGCCTCACCGGTGTCAGTGAGAGACTCTACGGTACATTATTCCTTAAGCAACATCCGTCAGCGCGACTCATTAAAACAGATACGAATAGAATAGACAATATACAATGCGTATATGGTgatgttaattttatagatacaATCACACAGCgttaaattaatgattgtTTGAAGTATGGGAATAGCTTCGAAACTTTCAGGAGATTTAAAGATACCGCGTTGATAGAAATATAATCGTTCAGCTAAATCAGTAATTGCTTGAAGTACggtaatagaattttttttaagtagcgTTTTTAAAGACCTAAAATATGTAACTTAATATAAGTTTACGTTAAATCGAATGTAATTCGAATTTTACGATAGTTACTAAACAAGTAAAGAAAGCTTCTAAAAAGCATATAAATGCTATTTCCAAAATTAAGTAGTACCAGTTTAAATTAAGTTCAATTAGAAGATATTAGAaatatgtaagaaatatttttgcattgcGTGAGTCTGTGCTCGTTGCCTCGTGCTgggtttaatttaattcgttaTAACTAAATGTTTCGTTAACATTTTTCGAATTACCTCCAAAATTGCTTAAGTGGAGTAGAAAAACGTAACTAATTATTTCGTTAACTTTTCTcgattactttcaaaatttttaagtcctTAGCTGACTTAAAAAAATAGCCATttgttaacaataaattagaGAAAAGGCCATTTACGGTCCAGGCTTGGtagtctaataataatatcgtaatgaatttatactttttctgCGCGCTGATTTTTCGCAATACATTCTTTACAGTGATTTAATAAGGAtgcttattagcatcaaaaattaaatcgattatcgatttaagtATGTGGATTTACTGTTCTAACAAAGAGCTATGTTTTAAGACTGATAAAAGATCGGCGCGTAGgttactgacaatgagtttggaaaaagtatacaaaattcacacaacattattattatataggcTACCAAAAAGATCCAGCCTGGACCGTAAATGGCATATTCTCTAATTCTAATTGGTTATATAACGGTTctgttttacttattattattaacgttaTTGTTTTGTTAACATTTTTCCTAGGTTCTTAGCAATGTTATAGAAAAAACGATAGTTAACTCTTCTGTTAACGCTTCTTAGTTATCCAAAATTTTTAGTTCTTTAagggaatttaaaaaaaaaatagctatTTCGTTAATGCTTCTCGATAATCTCCAAAATTTCTAGGTTCTTAAGcagattagaaaaaaagaacagcTAACTCTTTCGTTAACGCTTCTCAATTATCTCCAAAATTCCTAAGTCCTTAAGCAGATTAGAAAGAATAATAACTAACTATCTTGTTAACGTTTCTCGATTATCTCTAAAATTCTCAAGTCTTTAAGggaatattagaaaaaaataactatttcgttAACACGTTAACTATTTCTcaattatcttgaaaatttccAAGTTCTAAGAaggattagaaaaaaaaacctaaaggCACGGCTTATGTACAATGGCTCGTGGAAATCGATACGTGGGTGGATTTATAACGAGTTGCCTACCTGTTGGAcgatttcttatatttactACACTTGGAATAATGACACTCATCTAGGGTATATCTACCCGGTCACGCAAAGGCGGACAGGCCGACTACAGGCTCAACGTGCGAATCGCCCGTTAATCAACGGAACTTCGAGCGTCGTCCCGAAGTTACGGTTAGCACAAAATAAAGGTAAAGGTCTCCATATCAAGATTCTGATACACGCCACACATAAAAGTCAGAGATAAATTTCTTCTATAGTTCTTGCCGAGGACTTTAGTGGATCTTAGAACATGAGCGGTAACAAATCGCACTTTAATGATCTTAATACGCTTGTCGTTGCGTGAAAGAATATAaaggaaatataaaagaacGAATATATCGAGCATTCGTACAGAATATTCTATGCTAACACCGGTGTAACGAGCAAAGCGCGCGGAGCAATCCCGGTAGTGCTCTTCAGTTTTAAACCGTTCAATCTTTAATGCAATCCCGGGATTGCGGAGCTACCGTTTGCGTGTCTCTTTAGTTTTTGCTTCCTCGCGCGATACGATAAGAGATCGTAATCGCCGCCGAAGAAGCTCCTCGTCGAGCAGCCGTGCGGCAGTCGATACTTGAAACTTAACTCGGAGCAAACTCGTCTACGTAGTGCGTAGCGACGTTGACGATTCCCTCCGGACTTGGGAGACAATTCCTTCTAAGTAGGAGCTAGACGTGTCAGCGAGTTACTCACGAAGGATCGTTGTCGCGGCGAGTCGGTTCCATTCTCCGTGATGACCGGGAAGATACGATGATCCGGATGTTGATGCTGCTGCGGCGACTGCAGGAGGTGGTTGTGACGACGGGGATGGTGTTGGTGGCCGACCAGGGCCGTGCTGGCtgcgacggcggcggtggtgggtCGCGGATGATGTGGTAGTAGTCGTTCGCCGCGCAAGCGCAAGCTCGCGGCGCGACGCAGAGCCGACGGCGACGGCCTCGGTATACGGGAGTCCAACGAAGACGGCGGCGAGGTAGTAGCTGCTCATAGTACATTCCGGTTAATAATTGAGTAGCGGGAGATGGAATCATGATCGAGAGCGGGCTATAGAGAAAGGTCTGTGCATCGCGCATTCGCTTTTAAAGATCAGAGATTCGAGGGTAATCTAGtacttatttctttaaaagcttctttaaaaaatcgatataatcTTTTGAAGACAATCTTCTTTCGTAATTAGGAATCTTCTGGGATCTTCTTTCAACGAATGTCGATTAAACCACTTTCAGCAATGAAATGGAAATTATACGCATTGATTTCGTCTTCTAAACTTTGCGATATTCGCGATTGAGGTTTCAGCAACGTTTAATAAGTTTTGATATCGCCGATtttgggagctttccagcaaacGACACAAATCGACACAAGTatcgttttatctttgttactactcattgccaaaaaagaaagatagaacgatgtttgtatcgacttgtgtcgcttgctggaaagctcccttTAACTAATATTGTGAAATCTTGAGttctaaagtttttaaattttagaaaaagattttatatttatatgcctTGATCGTATTTTCTCTTGATGGTAAATTCTTAATCGCAATCGCAGTTCGAGCacgtagaaatataaattttttcgggATAGATTATGTGTGAGCTGTGTGAGCCTCAATTGCCTAAATTCGTTAgaattttaaagttatagaaaataaatgacgAATGACACAATTTCTAAGTAAATCTAACAAAATCTAAAAACAGATTTCCATAACACGAGTTACGACGGTTGACAAACGGAGAGGAACATCAAGGAAAGACAAAACAACGATAAAATCAGTTTACAAAAGTGACATTtaggaaaaacaaaaataaaactttgaaattgAATTGATTGAAAGTGACATTGGACAGTAGAGAGTGATACTCGAAACAATTACTTTTTCGGACGATTTTGCAAACCGCGCGAATAAAACACCACGGtaaagcaaaaatattgaatttaggATGCATTTGTCAATCCAGATTACGtgaaacaaacaaaatattcagAGCTCTATCTCAAATCTATTATAATCCTCCAGTTGTTTGGAGCAAGATGTAAGTCTAATAATAGCGTCGGTCGCCAATTAATGCAGACGTAATCTCTGCGCAGGATTTTCCATCCTACTTACTAGGGCTACCAGCTGATCCGGCATCTGACACGTGGGTAGAATTGGTGGTTGTGGCAGTGACCTTGTCGGTCGCGGTGACGGCACACGTTGCCAGGATCGGCGTCACGGGGG
Coding sequences:
- the Qtc gene encoding protein quick-to-court isoform X1, which gives rise to MDRMARYDNEESSPHQSLQLVQSTHPGQSTHATATIIPTSPVTPILATCAVTATDKVTATTTNSTHVSDAGSAGSPTTTSPPSSLDSRIPRPSPSALRRAASLRLRGERLLPHHPRPTTAAVAASTALVGHQHHPRRHNHLLQSPQQHQHPDHRIFPVITENGTDSPRQRSFSLSLTPVRPRPGHAASGRSTTAGVNDDSDAESVKSYSSACSTASACEHASFALNGTTWSGRSRKYVVHCSNYVGDNEQYLTPTQRAAKQVRKFQALLKEARKEIDEKDREILRLTKEVVELRLYKASLNSPDERTDSSDALTVRENNPFSPESPSKDLPDEGAAEKPVTSPETPEKRVHTDLPSSLADSGHFEDGSVHSKDSVCLPESQPEITVSTTTCANTVSDDIVPDTNPVTPTSEERDEERRRLVSHYEGRIEDMHRRHVDELQELKQKHNDKVESLLNQLSEVNTRYCEMRPAMDIAEARARELELELEAVKTELNDQKTLLSEQEERNKQMYLKMYAKGQEAARIEQADQIFVQAHQSPPKVTVAELLQQLTVTQAELENIKDTSYSPEPHISAERSQSLLSAQEAVSLWVLGTRKAMYRRIVETRSSQGTLDPEITLQFLKSAIYYFLTDKENHHGHLNAIESILGFTDAERHNIDRYYRSARK
- the Qtc gene encoding protein quick-to-court isoform X4, giving the protein MDRMARYDNEESSPHQSLQLVQSTHPGQSTHATATIIPTSPVTPILATCAVTATDKVTATTTNSTHVSDAGSAGSPTTTSPPSSLDSRIPRPSPSALRRAASLRLRGERLLPHHPRPTTAAVAASTALVGHQHHPRRHNHLLQSPQQHQHPDHRIFPVITENGTDSPRQRSFSLSLTPVRPRPGHAASGRSTTAGVNDDSDAESVKSYSSACSTASACEHASFALNGTTWSGRSRKYVVHCSNYVGDNEQYLTPTQRAAKQVRKFQALLKEARKEIDEKDREILRLTKEVVELRLYKASLNSPDERTDSSDALTVRENNPFSPESPSKDLPDEGAAEKPVTSPETPEKRVHTDLPSSLADSGHFEDGSVHSKDSVCLPESQPEITVSTTTCANTVSDDIVPDTNPVTPTSEERDEERRRLVSHYEGRIEDMHRRHVDELQELKQKHNDKVESLLNQLSEVNTRYCEMRPAMDIAEARARELELELEAVKTELNDQKTLLSEQEERNKQMYLKMYAKGQEAARIEQADQIFVQAHQSPPKVTVAELLQQLTVTQAELENIKMHST
- the Qtc gene encoding protein quick-to-court isoform X3; amino-acid sequence: MDRMARYDNEESSPHQSLQLVQSTHPGQSTHATATIIPTSPVTPILATCAVTATDKVTATTTNSTHVSDAGSAGSPTTTSPPSSLDSRIPRPSPSALRRAASLRLRGERLLPHHPRPTTAAVAASTALVGHQHHPRRHNHLLQSPQQHQHPDHRIFPVITENGTDSPRQRSFSLSLTPVRPRPGHAASGRSTTAGVNDDSDAESVKSYSSACSTASACEHASFALNGTTWSGRSRKYVVHCSNYVGDNEQYLTPTQRAAKQVRKFQALLKEARKEIDEKDREILRLTKEVVELRLYKASLNSPDERTDSSDALTVRENNPFSPESPSKDLPDEGAAEKPVTSPETPEKRVHTDLPSSLADSGHFEDGSVHSKDSVCLPESQPEITVSTTTCANTVSDDIVPDTNPVTPTSEERDEERRRLVSHYEGRIEDMHRRHVDELQELKQKHNDKVESLLNQLSEVNTRYCEMRPAMDIAEARARELELELEAVKTELNDQKTLLSEQEERNKQMYLKMYAKGQEAARIEQADQIFVQAHQSPPKVTVAELLQQLTVTQAELENIKDTSYSPEPHISAERSQSLLSAQEAVSLWVLGTRKIGRCYPVHLEETASYYLRAMQCIGVL
- the Qtc gene encoding protein quick-to-court isoform X2, with amino-acid sequence MDRMARYDNEESSPHQSLQLVQSTHPGQSTHATATIIPTSPVTPILATCAVTATDKVTATTTNSTHVSDAGSAGSPTTTSPPSSLDSRIPRPSPSALRRAASLRLRGERLLPHHPRPTTAAVAASTALVGHQHHPRRHNHLLQSPQQHQHPDHRIFPVITENGTDSPRQRSFSLSLTPVRPRPGHAASGRSTTAGVNDDSDAESVKSYSSACSTASACEHASFALNGTTWSGRSRKYVVHCSNYVGDNEQYLTPTQRAAKQVRKFQALLKEARKEIDEKDREILRLTKEVVELRLYKASLNSPDERTDSSDALTVRENNPFSPESPSKDLPDEGAAEKPVTSPETPEKRVHTDLPSSLADSGHFEDGSVHSKDSVCLPESQPEITVSTTTCANTVSDDIVPDTNPVTPTSEERDEERRRLVSHYEGRIEDMHRRHVDELQELKQKHNDKVESLLNQLSEVNTRYCEMRPAMDIAEARARELELELEAVKTELNDQKTLLSEQEERNKQMYLKMYAKGQEAARIEQADQIFVQAHQSPPKVTVAELLQQLTVTQAELENIKAMYRRIVETRSSQGTLDPEITLQFLKSAIYYFLTDKENHHGHLNAIESILGFTDAERHNIDRYYRSARK